Proteins encoded in a region of the Orcinus orca chromosome 8, mOrcOrc1.1, whole genome shotgun sequence genome:
- the ACRV1 gene encoding acrosomal protein SP-10, with protein MKKCLLLVSLYLLGSARGASGQSDELPGSLDHQASVQQPSGDYFSLENPSDGEALYETSSGQNTLSEHGSSEHTAVEHASSEHAAGGHAAGEHASSEQPSGEQPSGEKTSGERPAGEQPSGIPPSSTISGPVLNCHTCSYMNDQGICLQGEGVCSTQNSQQCMLKKIFEGGKLQFIVQGCESMCPSMNQLSRGTRMQVICCQNQSFCNKV; from the exons ATGAAGAAATGTCTTCTACTAGTGAGTCTGTATCTGCTTGGATCTGCCAGAG GAGCATCAGGTCAATCTGATGAGCTTCCTGGCTCTCTGGATCATCAAGCTTCAGTTCAGCAACCTTCAGGTGACTACTTTTCACTTGAAAACCCTTCAGATGGTGAGGCTTTATATGAGACTTCTTCAGGCCAGAACACTTTGAGTGAGCATGGTTCAAGTGAGCACACTGCGGTTGAACACGCTTCAAGTGAGCATGCTGCAGGTGGGCATGCTGCAGGTGAACACGCTTCCAGTGAACAACCTTCTGGTGAACAGCCTTCGGGTGAAAAGACTTCTGGTGAACGGCCTGCAGGTGAACAGCCTTCAGGCATCCCACCTTCAAGCACAATTTCAG GCCCAGTATTAAATTGCCACACATGCTCTTATATGAATGACCAAGGAATATGTCTTCAAGGAGAGGGAGTCTGTTCCACTCAGAATTCCCAGCAGTGCATGTTAAAGAAGATCTTTGAAG GTGGAAAACTTCAATTCATTGTCCAGGGCTGTGAAAGCATGTGCCCATCCATGAACCAATTATCCCGTGGAACCAGGATGCAAGTTATATGCTGTCAGAATCAATCTTTCTGCAACAAGGTCTAG